Within the candidate division WOR-3 bacterium genome, the region AATCTTTCTATTTCCTGCTCAATATTTTTCTTTTCGCCATTAACATTGTCAATTTCCCGGTTGATACTTTCAAGCTGATTTTTGAGTGCATTCAATTGCATGGATAGTTCCGATTTCTTGATATTTAATGCAAATAATTCCTCCCGGTTATTTTCTAGATCCTCTTTAAGATGATTTTGTTCATCAATGAGTTTGCGGCGTTCGTCATTGAGAAATATTAATTCATTCCTCAAAGATTCAGCCTGGATATTGTATTCACTCAGCTTTTGGCTTATTTGAAAATATCCCACTTCTCCTTTCTGGGCATAGACGATATTATGATGAAAAAGCAACCCATCAGGTGTCACGAATCCATAACCAGGGAAACGCGCGCTATAGGATAGCGCCTCTTCAAAATTTGATGCCAGATAGAAGCGCGTAAGTATCGGTGTAATGATTTCATTATGACCCTTAACTTCCACAAATTCTGCGATGCTTTTCAGCTTTTTTAATTCTTCCGGAACCTCTTCACTACTTTTTCTGAGAAGAAAACTGTAGCGGCCAGCGGGTAAGTTTTGTAGATCTTCAGCGGTTAGGGTAGAGGTGAGGAAGGAATTAAGGATTTCATAAAGACATAAATCAACAACAGGTTCATAACCAGGTTGGACGGTGATGTAATCCCGGAACACTCCGATAAAACGTTCTTTGAAATTTTGTTTTATAAATTTCAAATTTTCCATCCTACCCAGTCGGTGGGAGAGGGTTTCAATTAATAGTCGGCAATCATTTAGTAATTCCTGGCGTTGTTGGATTTCTTTGTCGAAATTTTCAATTTTTCTGGTTAATTCATTCAGTTTATTTTGCTGGGTAAGAATAATATTGCTAATCCGATCCTGTTCTTTAATCATTACCTCAAGTTGTTGGTCCAGTTTTGATCGCTCGTCAACCCGTGTGGATAAAGTCAATGTCAGTTCTTCTTTTTCCTTGTTTAACTGCTCAATTACATTTTCTTTGCTGGATTTGTTCAACTCCAACCTTGCCAGGTCGTTTTTCAAAAGCTGGATCTTGAACATCACACCGTCCAATGTTCTTTGTTTCTCCTCAAGTGCTTGCGCAACCGTCACATAATTCTGAGAGAGTGCTTCTAATTTACTCTGTTCTGTCTTCAATTTCTCCTGCCAATTCTGAAGTTCTTGAGTGGCTTCGGTAACTTTTAATTCATTCTCCAAAATTTTCTGGTTCAGATTCTTTAAGTACTCCTGTTTTTCTTTTAAGGAGGCTGTCTTTCTTTCATATTCAAGATTAAATTGTTTTGCTTCGTTCTCGAGCCCAGCTAATTGTTGTTGCAAATCTTCGATTTCGTAGTTTAAGTTATTGATTCGGTCAACGATTTCCTTCTTTTGGATATCAAGATTTTGGAATTCACTCTTCAATTGCTGGCGTGTTTCATCCAGATGATTTAATTTTAAGAGGAGGCTTTGTTTTTGTTGATTCAGATCGTTGAGTTGTTGTTGGGCAGTTTGAAGTTCGGTGATTGTTTTTTCATACTCTCGACGGGCAATGAGCAGGGATAGTTTTTTATACTCTTCCTTTAATTCTTGATACAACTGGGTCTGCCGTGCCTGTCTTTTTAGACTGCGCACGGTTCTTTCCATTTCGTTGATGACATCCTCAAGGCGCAAAAGGTCCTGTTCAGTTTGTTCTAATCTTCTTTTTGTTTGTTCACGTCTTTCCTGATATTTAAGAATTCCGGCAACATCATCAAACATCTCTTTGGTATCTCCGCTGATGATGCGCTCTATTTCCGAAAGTTCCAAAAAGGAATAGGTAAGGGTACCCGAGTTTAGAAATAATGCCTGAATGTCCTGGAGCCGGCATTTTACCCGATTGAGATAGAATTCACTCTCACCATTACGATAATACTTTCTTTTGATCTCAAATTCGCTTCCGAATTGAGGGAAATAATCTTCGTTTTCAATGGTCACAGTTACTTCCGCAAAATTGGAGTCACTCAAACCATCAGCAGAGATGTGGATGAGATCTTCGTTCTTTTCACAGCGCAATGCCTTCATACTCTGTTCGCCAAAAACCCACCTCAGTGCATCAAAAATATTGGATTTACCACTACCGTTGGGCCCCACAAAGGCAGTAATACCAGGATTTAAAAGGAATTTAGTTTCTTCCTGGAAGGACTTAAAACCGTATAATTTTATTTCCTTGATTTTCATTGAGGTTCAGTTCCCAAATAGATAACCCTCTCCAGCAAGGGATGATATTCGCTCCAGGCCGCAAGCGTCCCTTTATTTTTTTTAATCTCTTCATGCATCATTTCCAGTTTGGAGTCCAGATTATCTAAAAAGTGTAGTGCCAGTGCCTCGGGAAATACCGGAAGGATAGGCGAACCATATTCCAACTCTCCATGATGAGAAACCACCATATGCAATAGTTTCAAACGCAATTCTTCAGGAAATTTAGGAATCCGGGCAATTTTTTCAGTGATCATTTCATAACCGATGATGATGTGTCCAAGCATGCGGCCATTTTTGGTGTGGTCAATCTTTTTATTATAGGCATACTCATAGATTTTCCCGATATCATGGAGAAAACTACCTGCAATGACCAAATCGTGATTTAAAAATTTAAATATCTCACAAGTTTTTATACCCAGTTTCATTACATTCCGCGTATGGACTGCCAATCCACCGATTTCAGCATGATGTGCTCTTTTCGCGGCTGGTGCTTTTTTAAAATGGGTGATAAATTGTTCATCGTTAAGGAACTGCTGGATTAAATTCTGGAGATACGGATTGGTTATTTGCTCAAGCATGAGTTTTATCTCAGCGAACACTTCTTCAACATTTTCTTCTACCACCGGAAGAAAATCCTCTGCCTCCACATCTTCCTCAGAAATCTTTGCAATTGAATTTACGACAATGCGCAGCCTTTCGTTATATTCACCCACACTTCCTGTGACAAAAACAAAATCACCTGATGCGATATTTTTCAGTTCATCGCTTACATTATCCCATGCAACACCTTCCATCGAACCGGTGCGATCACTTAGTTCGATTTGGGTAAAAAATCCTCCGTCCTTTTTTTCCCTGAGGATTTTTTTGGTGAGCAAAAATTTCTCTTTTACCAGCTGGCCGGATTTCAGTTCATTTATGTATTGACTTTTCATCGTCAGATGGTATCTTTGGGATTATTGATTTTGTCCCT harbors:
- the smc gene encoding chromosome segregation protein SMC: MKIKEIKLYGFKSFQEETKFLLNPGITAFVGPNGSGKSNIFDALRWVFGEQSMKALRCEKNEDLIHISADGLSDSNFAEVTVTIENEDYFPQFGSEFEIKRKYYRNGESEFYLNRVKCRLQDIQALFLNSGTLTYSFLELSEIERIISGDTKEMFDDVAGILKYQERREQTKRRLEQTEQDLLRLEDVINEMERTVRSLKRQARQTQLYQELKEEYKKLSLLIARREYEKTITELQTAQQQLNDLNQQKQSLLLKLNHLDETRQQLKSEFQNLDIQKKEIVDRINNLNYEIEDLQQQLAGLENEAKQFNLEYERKTASLKEKQEYLKNLNQKILENELKVTEATQELQNWQEKLKTEQSKLEALSQNYVTVAQALEEKQRTLDGVMFKIQLLKNDLARLELNKSSKENVIEQLNKEKEELTLTLSTRVDERSKLDQQLEVMIKEQDRISNIILTQQNKLNELTRKIENFDKEIQQRQELLNDCRLLIETLSHRLGRMENLKFIKQNFKERFIGVFRDYITVQPGYEPVVDLCLYEILNSFLTSTLTAEDLQNLPAGRYSFLLRKSSEEVPEELKKLKSIAEFVEVKGHNEIITPILTRFYLASNFEEALSYSARFPGYGFVTPDGLLFHHNIVYAQKGEVGYFQISQKLSEYNIQAESLRNELIFLNDERRKLIDEQNHLKEDLENNREELFALNIKKSELSMQLNALKNQLESINREIDNVNGEKKNIEQEIERLNREIEEITGQLVKNEEELQKLQDEKNALANQLGEIEKQIDAQNQELNQIILKIGILGERKAVAEKDLQATEHEISILRNEIDEITRWMEETTLRTISARITELQNTLNAKREERSLLEKQIPDEPLRTVSQKLDALYDEITALQKQHDEIQNIIMQVNFKVFELNHKKEELIKTAQEEFQTNLDEYLPEEIPEPEQKLAEIKERMARLGEINPLSLTAYEQEKKRLDEYLAQRNDIIAAKQNLLKSIAELDARAKERFVETFKEIKEKFNEVFSKFFEGGEADLILTDPSNPLTSDVDIVVRMKGKRIKRINQLSGGERTLLAVSLLLAFYLVKPAPFCILDEIDAPLDDVNVVRFNKFLRELSQHTQVVIITHNRATMEYADYLYGLTMEKPGKSKIISTRLEDLEPIAVAEQ
- a CDS encoding HD domain-containing protein — protein: MKSQYINELKSGQLVKEKFLLTKKILREKKDGGFFTQIELSDRTGSMEGVAWDNVSDELKNIASGDFVFVTGSVGEYNERLRIVVNSIAKISEEDVEAEDFLPVVEENVEEVFAEIKLMLEQITNPYLQNLIQQFLNDEQFITHFKKAPAAKRAHHAEIGGLAVHTRNVMKLGIKTCEIFKFLNHDLVIAGSFLHDIGKIYEYAYNKKIDHTKNGRMLGHIIIGYEMITEKIARIPKFPEELRLKLLHMVVSHHGELEYGSPILPVFPEALALHFLDNLDSKLEMMHEEIKKNKGTLAAWSEYHPLLERVIYLGTEPQ